In Aspergillus luchuensis IFO 4308 DNA, chromosome 1, nearly complete sequence, the following are encoded in one genomic region:
- a CDS encoding glycoside hydrolase family 16 protein (COG:U;~EggNog:ENOG410PJJN;~InterPro:IPR000757,IPR013320;~TransMembrane:1 (i79-96o);~go_function: GO:0004553 - hydrolase activity, hydrolyzing O-glycosyl compounds [Evidence IEA];~go_process: GO:0005975 - carbohydrate metabolic process [Evidence IEA]), translating into MTESQNMSYRNLSSLDVSDRTGLPDYELHNVPVAPPYTATASAPAAAGAAETAQKATVAKGAGGPWYDPRSWSVLTKSLVAGGVVVIIVALVVGIYEGTKSSSYPDYSALSYKLADTYSGSSFFDEFEYYTATDTTDGFVDYVDSTTASSMNLTYASSSRAVLRVDTSTSNQTSGRKSVRITSKKTYNDGLFIFDITHTPYGCATWPALWLTDPSNWPEHGEIDVLESNNKATHGNAMTLHTSSGCKMDVKRKETGTAKYTNCLNTANDNAGCSVTGAKATYGEKFNTNGGGIYAMELRSAGIRVWMFSRDSIPDDISNSSNTPDPSSWGEALADFPNTNCDISSHFKNQSIIVNIDICGDLAGASTYYTDLYDCPSTCTKWAAENGANFTNAYWEFKSFKVYQTSSSGNSSSSSTSTVAGASSTAGWYGMTASTTTTTAAGAGSTTGQDGGEGSQSGGQDGQTGSQGGGGQEGGSSSSGSQKEQGGQGGY; encoded by the exons ATGACTGAATCCCAAAACATGTCCTACAGAAACTTATCCAGTTTAGACGTCTCGGATAGGACAGGTCTCCCCGACTACGAGTTACACAATGTCCCTGTGGCACCGCCGTATACAGCCACTGCATCGgcccctgcagctgcaggagcagcagaaacaGCACAGAAAGCAACTGTTGCAAAAGGCGCCGGAGGACCGTGGTATGACCCGCGCTCATGGTCAGTGTTAACGAAATCGCTCGTCGCCGGAGGTGTGGTGGTTATTATTGTTGCGCTCGTCGTGGGCATCTACGAGGGCACGAAATCATCCTCATACCCCGACTACTCTGCCCTGAGCTATAAGCTCGCAGACACATACTCGGGCTCTTCATTCTTCGACGAGTTCGAATACTACACAGCCACCGATACAACAGACGGATTCGTGGA CTACGTCGacagcaccaccgcctcaTCAATGAACCTAACCTACGCCTCCAGCTCCCGCGCCGTCCTGCGCGTCGACACCAGCACCTCGAACCAAACCAGCGGCCGAAAATCCGTGCGCATCACCTCCAAAAAGACCTACAACGACGgactcttcatcttcgacatcACCCACACGCCCTACGGATGCGCCACCTGGCCCGCCCTCTGGCTCACCGACCCATCCAACTGGCCCGAACACGGCGAGATCGACGTGCTGGAATCCAACAACAAAGCCACCCATGGCAACGCCATGACCCTGCACACCTCAAGCGGATGCAAAATGGACGTCAAGCGGAAAGAAACCGGCACAGCCAAATACACCAACTGCCTCAACACCGCCAACGATAACGCCGGCTGCAGCGTAACAGGCGCAAAGGCAACCTACGGCGAGAAATTCAACACTAACGGTGGTGGC ATCTACGCCATGGAACTCCGCTCCGCCGGGATCCGCGTCTGGATGTTCAGCCGCGACTCCATCCCCGACGATATctcgaacagcagcaacacgcCCGACCCGTCGAGTTGGGGTGAAGCACTCGCCGACTTCCCCAATACGAACTGCGACATCAGCTCGCATTTCAAGAACCAGAGTATTATCGTCAATATCGATATCTGTGGTGATTTGGCGGGGGCGAGCACTTACTACACGGATCTGTATGATTGTCCGTCGACGTGCACGAAGTGGGCGGCGGAGAATGGGGCCAACTTTACCAATGCGTATTGGGAGTTTAAGAGCTTTAAGGTGTATCAGACGAGTTCGAGTGGGAATAGTtcgagtagtagtactagtacggTGGCGGGGGCGTCGTCGACGGCGGGGTGGTATGGGATGACTGCGTCtacgacaacgacgacagcGGCTGGGGCGGGGAGTACGACGGGGCAggacggaggggagggaagtcAGAGTGGTGGGCAGGATGGGCAGACGGGGAGtcaggggggtggagggcaGGAGGggggcagtagtagtagtggaagTCAGAAGGAGCAGGGGGGCCAGGGAGGGtattaa
- the bfr1 gene encoding putative nuclear segregation protein (Bfr1) (BUSCO:EOG09264HOY;~COG:S;~EggNog:ENOG410PGA2;~InterPro:IPR039604) — protein MAADAKSAPATEHKVKPTKPNEEAFKADLAQAEKEHAAVQAKLTEIKAKIETAKPNNQDSPAAKKQQELRAELSSIRQKQQGFKASRSSTQEKINALDATLKARISEQNNSRTRMSFKNVEELDREIARLEKQVDSGTLRLVDERKILSDVSNLRKQRKNFAGLEEAQKVINDLKTQIASLKKTLDNPEAKALSDKYSEIQKELDAIKAEQDSAFKNLNALRDERTKLHGEQQKKWTAIREIKDNYYKARKAYKEYEDEAWRVRREKQKAQRDAFEREKRKKIADKKLEEASRLAYTDEILTAQGLIRHFNPSYDFVSLGLDEKKDEGSSFRADVGRTVDDSNLKGMKVLKKEDREEDYFVGTGGKKGKKGKKGANGSPAPGTPTEAKFNLNVGVIEDFAKVKIDPPMNQSDVPAVIEKLAAKITEWKKNQASKTEENIKKAQEEIDRLEAEETAVNGATDSAKKPALKNSGVNGEVSADAELKQEKDAAADVSEELQKASLEEKA, from the exons ATGGCCGCTGACGCCAAATCCGCTCCTGCCACGGAGCACAAGGTGAAGCCTACTAAGCCCAACGAGGAGGCCTTCAAGGCCGATCTCGCtcaggctgagaaggagCATGCCGCTGTTCAGGCCAAATTG ACCGAAATCAAGGCCAAGATCGAGACCGCCAAGCCCAACAACCAGGACTCGCCCGccgcgaagaagcagcaggaactCCGCGCTGAGCTGTCTTCGATCCGtcagaagcagcagggatTCAAGGCTTCTCGCTCCAGCAcccaggagaagatcaatgcCCTCGATGCTACCCTCAAGGCTCGCATTTCCGAACAGAACAACTCTCGTACGCGCATGTCCTTCAAGAACGTCGAGGAACTCGATCGCGAAATTGCCCGCCTCGAGAAGCAGGTCGACTCCGGCACCCTCCGCCTGGTCGATGAGCGCAAGATTCTGTCCGACGTCTCCAACTTGCGCAAGCAGCGCAAGAACTTCGCCGGTCTGGAGGAGGCCCAGAAGGTCATCAACGACCTCAAGACCCAGATCGCTTCCCTCAAGAAGACCCTCGACAACCCCGAGGCCAAGGCTCTTAGCGACAAGTACTCCGAGATCCAGAAGGAGCTCGACGCCATCAAGGCTGAGCAGGACAGTGCCTTCAAGAACCTCAACGCCCTGAGGGACGAGCGCACCAAGCTCCACggcgagcagcagaagaagtggacCGCCATCCGTGAAATCAAGGACAACTACTACAAGGCCCGCAAGGCCTACAAGGAGTACGAGGATGAGGCCTGGAGAGTCCGCcgtgagaagcagaaggccCAGCGCGATGCCTTCGAGCgcgagaagcgcaagaagatcgctgacaagaagctggaggaggCCTCTCGTCTTGCTTACACCGACGAGATCCTTACCGCTCAGGGTCTGATCCGCCACTTCAACCCCTCCTACGACTTCGTTTCTCTGggtctggatgagaagaaggacgaggGCTCCAGCTTCCGTGCTGATGTCGGTCGTACTGTGGACGACTCCAACCTCAAGGGTATGAAGGTTCTTAAGAAGGAGGACCGCGAGGAGGACTACTTTGTTGGTACTGGCGGCAAGAAGGgtaagaagggcaagaagggcgCCAACGGCAGCCCCGCCCCCGGCACCCCGACTGAGGCCAAGTTCAACCTCAACGTTGGTGTGATCGAGGACTTCGCCAAGGTCAAGATTGACCCTCCCATGAACCAGTCGGATGTCCCTGCTGTGATCGAGAAGCTTGCCGCCAAGATCACcgagtggaagaagaaccaggcCTCTAAGACCGAGGAG aacatcaagaaggccCAGGAGGAGATTGACCGCCTCGAGGCGGAAGAGACCGCCGTCAACGGTGCCACCGACTCCGCCAAGAAGCCCGCTCTCAAGAACAGCGGTGTGAACGGCGAGGTTTCCGCTGACGCCGAGCTGAAGCAAGAGAAGGACGCTGCTGCCGACGTGTCGGAAGAGCTCCAGAAGGCCAGcctcgaggagaaggcctAA
- the RPB5 gene encoding DNA-directed RNA polymerase core subunit RPB5 (BUSCO:EOG09264904;~COG:K;~EggNog:ENOG410PN0D;~InterPro:IPR036710,IPR005571,IPR020608,IPR020609, IPR000783,IPR014381,IPR035913,IPR039531;~PFAM:PF01191,PF03871;~go_function: GO:0003677 - DNA binding [Evidence IEA];~go_function: GO:0003899 - DNA-directed 5'-3' RNA polymerase activity [Evidence IEA];~go_process: GO:0006351 - transcription, DNA-templated [Evidence IEA]), which yields MDEDYSAGSVDADREMTRLWRTWRTVFEMLLDRGYEVTEDEVQMPLHEFKQKYSDPLGYPDRNKMKISARPTEAMQAKYTPLPSKSNPNPQPDCGTIYVEFCPDSTGVGTKQVRTFNHFVDENNFHTGVFITQTPISPSAVRLLSSMPGRICEHFQEQDLLVNITRHELVPKHVLLSPDEKARLLERYRLKESQLPRIQVSDPVARYLGLRRGQVVKIIRRSETAGRYASYRWVI from the exons ATGGACGAGGACTACTCTGCAGGCTCCGTGGACGCCGACCGCGAGATGACCAGACTCTGGCGCACATGGAGGACAGTCTTTGAGATGCTTCTGGATCGT GGCTACGAGGTGACGGAAGATGAAGTGCAAATGCCTCTCCACGAATTCAAGCAGAAATATTCCGACCCTCTAGGATACCCCGA CCGCAACAAGATGAAAATTAGCGCCCGGCCCACGGAAGCCATGCAAGCGAAATACACGCCCCTGCCTAGCAAATCGAACCCGAACCCCCAGCCGGACTGCGGCACCATCTACGTCGAGTTCTGCCCGGACTCGACCGGCGTCGGTACCAAGCAAGTGCGTACCTTCAACCACTTCGTCGACGAGAACAACTTCCACACGGGCGTGTTCATCACCCAGACCCCCATCTCGCCGTCCGCTGTGCGCCTACTGAGCAGCATGCCCGGCCGCATCTGCGAGCACTTCCAGGAGCAGGATCTGCTGGTCAACATTACCCGCCACGAACTGGTCCCGAAACACGTTTTGCTTAGCCCCGATGAGAAGGCCCGTTTGTTGGAACGTTACCGTCTGAAGGAGTCGCAGCTGCCTCGTATACAGGTGTCCGATCCTGTGGCTAGATACCTGGGTCTGCGCAGAGGTCAGGTCGTCAAGATTATTCGCAGAAGTGAGACGGCCGGTCGGTATGCTAGTTATCGGTGGGTTATATAA
- a CDS encoding uncharacterized protein (COG:I;~EggNog:ENOG410PWJI;~InterPro:IPR036291,IPR026055,IPR013120;~PFAM:PF07993;~go_function: GO:0080019 - fatty-acyl-CoA reductase (alcohol-forming) activity [Evidence IEA]): MWHYYNEKSVLVTGGSGFLGTALIHRLITTTSLSYIYLVCRGGIDNLRAKWEASLSAQIANMLFESKKLVVLEGDVSFPSMGLSKPDQEMLRENINIIIHAASPINLGSPLHKVSQGIIGATEMVAEFASSFRALDRFVYVSTAFCNAHIYEKSPGSDLLITEDFYHLNKEDSPLDEWIAVQKYGTSETYEANDFPWAYAYAKHLTERLLAQRFAGMGGEEKLLIMRPSIIGPAQRLPFPGYCVPMSSPCSVVAAGLMLIPSWRWEIATKTPTPEINNHYDVVPVDVVVDRLLCHLAIGTQGCVHAVSGVKSRFSFERLFQSVMKCRQIPWDLRPVWIADGWKSPDQHKMSRLYAIIGTSFAFSEDKTVRISNELELSKATSDLNLFTEVDMVDHLLAQSQHIRFIMDRLSHKSLLSQLLVWIFYRNYGKPCGH; encoded by the exons ATGTGGCATTATTACAACGAGAAGTCAGTCCTGGTGACAGGGGGAAGTGGGTTTCTGGGAACAGCCCTGATCCACCGCCTCATAACAACGACATCGTTGTCTTATATTTACCTAGTCTGCCGAGGAGGTATAGA CAACCTTCGTGCAAAATGGGAAGCGAGTTTATCGGCCCAGATAGCAAATATGCTATTTGAATCAAAGAAACTGGTGGTCCTCGAAGGTGATGTTTCCTTCCCTAGCATGGGATTGTCTAAACCCGATCAAGAAATGCTCCGCGAAAatatcaatatcatcattcATGCAGCATCTCCGATCAATCTAGGAAGTCCACTTCATAAAGTGTCCCAGGGGATCATTGGGGCTACTGAGATGGTTGCCGAATTTGCGAGCTCATTCCGAGCCCTTGATCGATTCGTCTACGTCTCCACGGCGTTTTGCAATGCTCATATCTACGAGAAAAGTCCTGGTTCCGATCTGTTGATCACTGAGGATTTCTATCATTTGAACAAGGAAGACAGTCCGCTTGACGAATGGATTGCAGTGCAAAAGTATGGAACGAGCGAAACATACGAAGCGAACGACTTCCCCTGGGCATATGCCTATGCCAAGCATTTGACTGAGCGGCTACTGGCCCAGAGATTTGCAGGAATGGGcggggaagagaagctccTGATTATGCGTCCTTCAATTATTGGGCCTGCACAACGCCTGCCTTTTCCGGGATACTGTGTTCCAATGTCATCGCCATGCAGTGTGGTTGCCGCAGGGCTAATGTTGATCCCATCCTGGCGATGGGAGATAGCGACAAAAACACCTACCCCGGAAATCAATAACCATTACGATGTGGTTCCTGTAGACGTGGTTGTTGATCGTCTACTCTGTCACCTAGCTATAGGGACCCAGGGCTGTGTGCACGCGGTCAGTGGAGTTAAGTCTCGGTTTAGCTTCGAGAGATTGTTTCAATCGGTGATGAAGTGCCGCCAGATACCCTGGGACCTGCGTCCGGTATGGATAGCTGATGGATGGAAATCACCTGATCAGCATAAGATGAGCCGCCTATATGCGATTATTGGGACCTCATTCGCTTTCTCTGAAGACAAGACGGTCAGAATCAGCAACGAGCTCGAGCTCTCTAAGGCGACATCAGATCTGAACCTGTTTACCGAAGTCGATATGGTTGACCATCTCCTTGCACAATCACAGCATATACGCTTCATCATGGACCGTTTATCGCATAAGAGCCTGCTTTCTCAGCTACTAGTCTGGATCTTTTATCGCAATTATGGCAAACCATGTGGACACTGA
- a CDS encoding putative integral membrane protein Pth11-like (COG:S;~EggNog:ENOG410PFIG;~TransMembrane:7 (o32-53i65-85o105-129i150-168o188-217i229-248o268-285i)): MNVQWMLESRGLFSDIPPDPRTKEQNNPTLLVSWWATAFSVAIIVVRVCGRYVRTERFFREDKVMMASVIPLLIRMACVHVVLIWGTNNTKTVDLSAEDIDHRVIGSKFVLVARIFYAIFIWIAKFTVCEFLKRVAGKIWRRSLRIFLKFIYYFLASTLLAVIIATLAECQPFDHYWQVVPDPGPKCRLGYANLITMGSCDVMTDLLLVSFPIPFIVMTHMPLKRKVSLVILFALSLILVGITCYRVPSVIWNDGSQQYRSLVASLEILAATAVSNAVIIGSFVRDRGAKKNKFKKAQGSASVSESMDHSSVRRQTITHHQWGSDSDLAADLGIRLDPSLCSADTKTPRPAPIAMPIHPLTARAGTLDPNWSFNQRSGGSEDDRASSTGSLDIKVSPHEYIETNKSPRKSSSTDTTNLRIFDVGSLLNNPTPTSPTSAPTPQYSNYASRASNASTQDIGGSARTLHLNTTSSSTPSHQLSLPSSPNFSRPGGLRSNSHSSSNRRRGSSVHFSDPPDSPVPSYRSQADVSAPIIEGNEVELQDVGRLLSRR, translated from the exons ATGAATGTACAGTGGATGCTTGAATCTCGTGGGCTCTTTTCCGATATTCCTCCGGATCCCCGGACCAAGGAGCAAAACAATCCCACTCTGCTCGTGAGCTGGTGGGCTACGGCTTTTTCAGTAGCCATCATCGTTGTCCGGGTGTGTGGTCGTTATGTGCGGACCGAGCGTTTCTTCCGCGAGGAtaaggtgatgatggcgagtGTCATCCCGTTATTAATTCGCATGGCATGCGTGCATGTCGTTCTAATTTGGGGTACCAATAATACCAAGACCGTGGACTTGTCTGCCGAAGACATCGATCATCGAGTCATTGGCAGTAAATTTGTTCTTGTGGCGCGCATCTTCTATGCTATCTT CATCTGGATAGCCAAGTTCACAGTATGCGAGTTCCTCAAGCGAGTGGCAGGCAAGATCTGGCGACGATCCCTCCGAATATTCCTAAAAttcatctactacttcctgGCATCGACATTGTTGGCCGTGATTATTGCTACTCTCGCTGAATGCCAGCCCTTCGACCATTACTGGCAAGTGGTACCGGATCCAGGTCCAAAATGTCGCCTCGGCTATGCCAACCTGATCACAATGGGGTCCTGTGACGTGATGACCGATCTGCTTCTCGTCTCCTTCCCGATTCCATTCATCGTGATGACTCACATGCCTCTGAAACGCAAAGTCTCCCTCGTGATCCTGTTCGCTCTGTCTCTAATTCTAGTCGGAATCACATGTTATCGAGTGCCCTCAGTCATCTGGAACGATGGCTCACAACAATACCGCTCGCTGGTCGCATCTTTGGAAATCTTAGCCGCCACGGCAGTCTCGAACGCTGTCATCATAGGCTCATTCGTGCGTGACAGGGGTGCGAAGAAAAACAAGTTCAAAAAGGCTCAAGGATCAGCCTCCGTCAGCGAAAGCATGGATCACAGCTCCGTGCGTCGTCAAACAAtcacccaccaccaatggGGAAGTGATTCCGATCTCGCTGCAGACCTGGGTATCCGACTGGACCCGTCCCTATGCTCTGCAGATACCAAGACACCCCGTCCGGCACCCATCGCGatgcccatccatccactgaCAGCCCGCGCCGGTACCTTAGACCCCAACTGGTCTTTCAACCAGCGCTCCGGCGGCAGTGAAGACGACCGGGCCTCCAGCACGGGCAGCTTAGACATTAAAGTCAGTCCGCACGAGTACATCGAAACCAACAAGTCACCGCGCAAATCATCCTCAACAGATACCACCAACCTCCGTATCTTTGACGTCGGTAGCCTTCTAAACAATCCCACTCCGACCTCTCCTACCAGTGCCCCAACTCCGCAATATTCAAATTATGCTAGCAGGGCAAGCAACGCCTCCACGCAGGACATTGGAGGATCAGCCCGAACACTTCATCTCAAtaccacctcctcatccaccccgtCCCACCAACTCTCTTTACCCTCGTCGCCCAACTTCTCTCGCCCTGGAGGCCTGCGCAGTAACTCCCACTCGTCTTCCAATCGCCGTCGCGGCTCCAGTGTCCACTTCAGTGATCCTCCGGACTCACCGGTCCCTTCTTACCGCTCGCAGGCTGATGTCTCAGCACCTATCATTGAAGGGAACGAGGTCGAGCTCCAGGATGTGGGGAGATTGCTGTCCAGACGATGA
- the HIS5 gene encoding histidinol-phosphate transaminase (BUSCO:EOG09262K9A;~COG:E;~EggNog:ENOG410PGU7;~InterPro:IPR001917,IPR004839,IPR005861,IPR015424, IPR015421,IPR015422;~PFAM:PF00155;~go_function: GO:0003824 - catalytic activity [Evidence IEA];~go_function: GO:0004400 - histidinol-phosphate transaminase activity [Evidence IEA];~go_function: GO:0016740 - transferase activity [Evidence IEA];~go_function: GO:0030170 - pyridoxal phosphate binding [Evidence IEA];~go_process: GO:0000105 - histidine biosynthetic process [Evidence IEA];~go_process: GO:0009058 - biosynthetic process [Evidence IEA]) has translation MAPFDLAKCARPNILKLQPYRCARDDYKDDGTNVLLDANENAYGPGLALNPEGALQESTVTGSSTGSSKPEIDFLGLNRYPDPHQVELKKLFCQLRNTHTHTQKDLGPENLFVGVGSDEAIDALLRCFCVPGKDKILTCPPTYGMYGVSAQVNDIEIVKVPLDVDNGFQLQPEKINEALAADSSIKMAYICSPGNPTANLIKKSDIQKVLEHPTWNGVVVVDEAYIDFAPEGSSLAEWVTEWPNLVVMQTLSKAFGLAGIRLGVAFTSPPIATLLNSLKAPYNISSPTSAIATAALSPTNMTVMKKYREQIIVQRDRLVQELPKIPGVGRFLGGQEANFLLVEMLDKPASEGGKPSNKTALAAYEAMAEKRGVVVRFRGKELGCEGCLRITVGTEQEVTKFLQELRVVLDGILKGADIQSLRE, from the exons ATGGCTCCATTCGATCTCGCCAAGTGCGCGCGCCCTAACATCCTCAAATTGCAGCCTTACCGTTGCGCCAGAGA TGACTACAAAGATGATGGGACGAACGTCCTGCTCGACGCCAACGAGAACGCCTACGGTCCCGGCCTTGCCCTCAATCCCGAAGGCGCCCTGCAGGAGTCTACTGTGACGGGATCGTCGACAGGTTCTTCCAAGCCAGAAATTGATTTCCTGGGTCTGAACCGCTATCCGGATCC TCACCAGGTCGAGTTGAAGAAGCTTTTCTGCCAGCTGCgcaacacccacacccacacccagaAGGACCTTGGGCCTGAGAACCTCTTCGTTGGTGTCGGATCGGATGAGGCCATCGATGCGCTGTTGAGATGCTTCTGTGTTCCGGGCAAGGATAAGATCCTCACTTGCCCTCCCACATATGGCATGTATGGTGTTAGCGCGCAGGTGAACGATATCGAGATTGTGAAGGTGCCTTTGGATGTGGACAATGGCTTCCAACTGCAGCCGGAGAAGATCAATGAGGCACTGGCGGCAGACTCCTCGATCAAGATGGCTTATATCTGCTCCCCTGGAAACCCCACCGCGAACTTGATCAAGAAGTCCGATATTCAGAAGGTGCTGGAGCACCCGACGTGGAACGGAGTGGTGGTTGTCGACGAGGCGTACATTGACTTTGCTCCCGAGGGCTCGAGTCTGGCTGAATGGGTGACTGAGTGGCCCAACCTGGTGGTCATGCAAACGCTGAGCAAGGCGTTTGGTCTGGCGGGTATCCGCCTGGGTGTTGCGTTCACCAGTCCCCCAATTGCAACTctcctcaacagcctcaaGGCCCCGTACAACATCTCTAGCCCTACCAGTGCCATTGCCACGGCCGCTCTCTCGCCGACCAATATGAccgtgatgaagaagtaccGGGAGCAGATTATTGTGCAGCGGGATCGGCTGGTGCAGGAGCTGCCCAAGATCCCCGGTGTCGGCCGGTTCCTTGGCGGCCAAGAGGCCAATTTCCTCCTGGTCGAGATGCTAGATAAGCCGGCTAGCGAGGGCGGCAAGCCTAGCAACAAGACAGCGCTGGCTGCTTACGAGGccatggcggagaagaggggagtggtggtgcGGTTCCGTGGCAAGGAACTTGGCTGCGAGGGTTGCCTGCGAATCACCGTGGGAACCGAGCAGGAGGTCACCAAGTTCTTGCAAGAACTGCGGGTGGTCCTGGACGGCATCCTCAAGGGGGCGGACATCCAGTCCCTGAGGGAGTAA
- the TAM41 gene encoding phosphatidate cytidylyltransferase (BUSCO:EOG09263B7X;~COG:U;~EggNog:ENOG410PGPT;~InterPro:IPR015222;~PFAM:PF09139;~go_function: GO:0004605 - phosphatidate cytidylyltransferase activity [Evidence IEA];~go_process: GO:0032049 - cardiolipin biosynthetic process [Evidence IEA]): MRQATTFLLNTNSGYVRLRSINPSLPRHARIPGSFRSFSVDPYSTSSSHGISSPSNRSSSPGVITSQSTSTDRGLLLPSSSASFSTSSQRSDPGDWDANPDLSISAFSELPSKDFGVNQHMVINQEFKEALRQILWQFRAPIRYAFAYGSGVFQQTGSAPGSSQCHPSAPAAIKNMQQGQGKMIDFIFGVSYSQHWHSLNLSQHRDHYSGLGSLGSYMVSQVQDRIGAGVYFNPYITVNGTLIKYGVVNLDTLCRDLSQWDTLYLAGRLQKPVKILRDHPKVRLANQMNLLSAVRVALLLLPAEFTEFQLYSTIASMSYMGDLRMALPAEDPRKVNNIVSSQMANFRRLYAPLIENLPNVTFNDKRCTEGDWIDDPEANVRLTQDMDPVKRGNMVRRLPDSFREKLYFQYQTRYQIPRVEFDQMMKESNNNDSDLVRRRQGGPFEQRIADDKNLTKEVQTTIAKTIRWPSTVQSAKGLLTSGVSRTWRYLREKQDKYKKSGKKAKTSDAAEE, translated from the exons ATGCGCCAAGCTACT ACTTTCCTCTTGAACACGAACTCAGGTTATGTGCGCCTGCGTTCGATCAACCCGTCTCTCCCGCGGCATGCGCGCATCCCGGGTTCTTTTCGCTCCTTCTCGGTTGACCCCTACTCGACTTCATCATCTCATGGCATCTCATCCCCTTCGAACCGATCCTCTTCCCCTGGTGTCATAACCTCGCAGTCCACCTCTACTGACCGTGGACTCCTGCTGCCCTCGTCTTCAGCCTCCTTCTCTACCTCCTCACAGCGGTCGGATCCCGGCGACTGGGATGCGAATCCGGACCTATCGATCTCGGCATTTTCGGAGCTACCTTCGAAAGACTTCGGGGTCAACCAGCATATGGTAATCAACCAGGAGTTCAAAGAAGCCTTGCGTCAGATTCTTTGGCAGTTCCGAGCCCCAATTCGATATGCGTTTGCCTATGGATCCGGTGTCTTCCAACAGACAGGCAGTGCGCCTGGCTCCAGCCAATGCCACCCGTCGGCCCCAGCAGCCATCAAGAACATGCAACAGGGGCAAGGGAAAATGATTGACTTTATTTTTGGAGTATCATACTCCCAACATTGGCACTCCTTGAATCTGAGCCAGCACCGAGACCATTACTCTGGCCTGGGATCCTTGGGCTCTTATATGGTATCCCAAGTGCAGGATCGTATTGGCGCCGGCGTCTACTTCAACCCTTACATAACCGTCAATGGCACACTGATCAAATACGGGGTCGTGAACCTTGATACACTATGCCGGGATCTCAGCCAATGGGATACGTTGTATCTTGCTGGACGGCTGCAAAAGCCGGTCAAGATCTTGCGTGACCACCCGAAGGTGCGACTGGCGAATCAGATGAATTTGCTATCCGCCGTCCGAGTAGCTCTACTGCTGCTTCCGGCTGAGTTTACCGAGTTTCAACTGTACAGTACCATTGCAAGCATGAGCTACATGGGTGATCTGCGCATGGCACTGCCAGCGGAAGATCCCCGCAAGGTGAACAACATCGTGTCGTCACAGATGGCTAACTTCCGGCGACTATACGCGCCCCTAATCGAGAACTTGCCCAATGTCACGTTCAACGACAAGCGTTGCACGGAGGGCGATTGGATCGACGATCCCGAAGCCAACGTGCGCCTCACTCAGGACATGGATCCGGTCAAGCGTGGTAACATGGTTCGCCGTCTGCCCGACTCCTTCCGTGAGAAGCTCTACTTCCAGTACCAGACCCGTTATCAAATCCCTCGAGTCGAGTTCGaccagatgatgaaggagagcaacaacaacgactCCGACTTAGTGCGTCGGAGGCAAGGAGGTCCGTTCGAACAGCGGATCGCCGATGACAAGAACCTCACGAAAGAAGTACAGACTACCATTGCAAAGACCATCCGCTGGCCCAGTACGGTGCAATCGGCGAAGGGTCTCCTGACCTCGGGAGTCAGCCGAACCTGGCGATACTTGCGTGAGAAGCAAGATAAATACAAGAAGTCTGGCAAAAAGGCCAAGACTTCCGATGCTGCTGAAGAATAG